From the Argentina anserina chromosome 3, drPotAnse1.1, whole genome shotgun sequence genome, the window TAACCCTCCGCATATGTTCAGAAGAAATTTGAAAGGTAAAAAAAGATGAACAAACTCAACAATCAAGTGATACACAACTAGTAATTGAAGATCAAGAACAAATGAACAACAAATAGAACAGTTATACAATTGAAAGAACCCAGAGTCAGAGTTGAGAGCTCTACTCCCACTCTTCATTCTCCGTACAAAACCTCTGTACATTAGTCTCTACGACCCTCTCACCATCTTATGGTACTTCCATACATTCCCAGATTACAAAATTGACTAGTAGTAATCTTGACCTTAATTTATTCGAAGCACAACCAAATACAAATCACCAAGTATCACATTCTTCTTATTATCATTACGCTTATAGCATTACCAAAAACCAGAACCTTTTTCGCCATCATCATTAATCAACAATCGATCAACTGTACAGACgaagaacaagaagaggaggaagaagaagcaacTGCTTCTCGAGGGTCCGAGACCAGACGGGGCCTGAGCTTGTTCCACGTGTTGTGGAACGGCACAGATTCCCCGCCTGTTCTCTTGACCTCCACAACCACGAGGTCCTCCGTCAACCGGGATACCTCGACTCCGACCACCAAATTACCATTCTGCCCTTCCATCTCCAACCCCCaatccttcttcttccttacTCTTAATTTCTCCTGCCTGGCGAACTCCTCCACTCTTCCCACAATGGTCTCCACTGACTCCGACGACACGATCCGCTCCGAGTCCTGGATTGGGTTTGTCGATTCGAACAATCCAGAAAGATCCAGACCCGCCGAGTAAGAGATGATGTCGAAGGCATTTAAACTCATCACGGACTTCTGCTCGTCGTTGGCTTTATCGTAATCTTCATCGTGAAAACTAATCTCCCTGTAGTCGCCGCCTCTAGTAAACCACGGATCATTCAGCACCTCGTTGACAGTGATCCGGGTCATCGGGTTTGTATCCAGAACTCGACCCAAGAACCGCTTCAGATCCGGCGAAAACCATTTGGGGCACCGGAACTCCCCCTTGTAAATCTTCTTATACATCGTCATCAGATTCGGGTCATTAAACGGCAAAAACCCGGCGTTCAATACAT encodes:
- the LOC126786795 gene encoding CBL-interacting serine/threonine-protein kinase 11, whose amino-acid sequence is MPEIEQQQQQIVLRIPDNALFGKYELGKLLGCGAFAKVYHARNVFTGQSVAVKVINKKKLNGTTLVSNVKREISIMRRLRHPNIVKLYEVMASKTKIYFILEFVKGGELFTRVSKGRFTEALSRKYFQQLIAAVGYCHSRGVYHRDLKPENLLVDENGNLKVSDFGLSAVTGQIQPDGLLHTLCGTPAYVAPEILTKKGYDGAKVDMWSCGVILYVLNAGFLPFNDPNLMTMYKKIYKGEFRCPKWFSPDLKRFLGRVLDTNPMTRITVNEVLNDPWFTRGGDYREISFHDEDYDKANDEQKSVMSLNAFDIISYSAGLDLSGLFESTNPIQDSERIVSSESVETIVGRVEEFARQEKLRVRKKKDWGLEMEGQNGNLVVGVEVSRLTEDLVVVEVKRTGGESVPFHNTWNKLRPRLVSDPREAVASSSSSSCSSSVQLIDC